A single genomic interval of Danio aesculapii chromosome 5, fDanAes4.1, whole genome shotgun sequence harbors:
- the nol6 gene encoding nucleolar protein 6 has protein sequence MKKKRKNSTLTEDTIPETEVPESSQNEEAKQKTKKSKDPKRKAKDTVSDDGVLRPVKLSKKELYKAPTVEELNQLKEAENLFHCSLLKMQMEELLKEVSLSEHRKKLVDSFVQQITEFLDCVPESEVVELNDVSWLSKVEVPFFLVPAAAAGKFHMEAPASVSQVGSYPLGTCIKPRVCVDLAVIIPSSVLHPMDAINQRYPRKRALYLAGLAQHLSFLKAVGSMSYSCLHGNRLRPVLLVKPSGKDGDKVTLRIHAIPPPDFLKPSRFHPRKNNVKTEWFTGVAKEEQGAAGPATPHYNSTVLGDHLPLSHLQFLSAVSAQCPAFVDGVALLKVWLRHRELDQGAGCFCGFHASMLMAYLLSTHKVGKTMNAYQLFRNALHFLASTDLTENGITLAKNPDSKAPALPEFHAAFSVVFVDPSGHLNLLAEMTAFTYKQIRHEASLSLKFWDDPTVDGFQTLLMTPKSMIRTYDNVFQLGELVKLQASCKKLSLLNELMDHSGNYVQSAIPFILSLLKRGLGERIHLLVHSLPPDPEWSVKSPPPKHKDQSPLNIGLLLNLEHALSVLERGPPADNPKAAEFRQLWGSRSELRRFQDGAITEAVLWSGSSACDKRLVLLEIITHLLQLHADIPHSCVRFVGGQLDDVIKVNKELCTTGEEESLKVVQSYDDLSRKLWQLEGLPLSITSVQGAHQALRYTQVFPPVPIKLDYSFFDRKKNHLGLVPREDRPCPYYITPIKVIVHMEGSGKWPSEQLAIRHIKAAFHICLGDLLTKHHDYKCHAKPNYVDVWKDGLAFRVEVAYHREPHILRESLTPEGMLIYRDNAEAQALELETQHKPFLTSTLHGLQQQHGCFGAVCRLAKRWLAAQFLLEDVREEAADLMVASLFLHPAPFTPPSSPQVGFLRFLHLLSCFDWKNNPLIVNLNGKLTVADITDIKNDFVSSRESLPTMFIATPNDKKVSIWTKKVPSVQMLQRAVMLAAESLRVLENQLIDSKQKQDVRVVFRPPLEAYDVLIHLIPQQVPLLAKAVDAPALSFQQGTFKGEPVASGGALPVIDFNPVQLYLSELRDAFGDLALFFHDPFGGTVIAVLWKPNAFEPRPFKTSLMNARRVEMNGDVATTVPNVEAILQDFRIIGEGLVRKLELRTEKWIV, from the exons atgaagaaaaagaggaagaattCGACTTTAACAGAAGATACAATTCCTGAG ACGGAAGTACCAGAGAGCTCTCAGAATGAAGAAGCAAAGCAGAAAACGAAAAAGTCTAAGGACCCAAAACGAAAAGCAAAGGACACGGTGTCAGATGATGGGGTCTTACGGCCAGTCAAGCTGTCCAAAAAAGAGCTGTACAAAGCCCCCACTGTGGAAGAGCTCAACCAGCTGAAAGAAGCAGAAAATCTCTTCCACTGCAGTTTATTGAAAATGCAG ATGGAAGAACTGCTGAAAGAAGTGTCCCTCAGTGAGCACAGGAAGAAGCTGGTGGACTCTTTTGTGCAGCAGATTACAGAATTCCTGGACTGTGTGCCTGAATCTGAAGTTGTGGAG TTGAATGATGTTTCCTGGTTGTCAAAAGTTGAAGTGCCGTTCTTCCTCGTTCCTGCGGCAGCAGCGGGCAAGTTTCACATGGAGGCTCCAGCATCAGTCAGCCAGGTGGGCAGTTATCCACTGGGCACCTGCATCAAACCCAGAGTCTGCGTGGACCTGGCTGTCATCATTCCTTCT TCTGTTTTGCACCCAATGGATGCCATTAACCAGCGGTACCCTCGAAAGCGAGCGCTGTATCTGGCAGGCCTGGCGCAGCACCTTTCTTTCTTAAAGGCTGTGGGTTCAATGAGCTACTCCTGTCTCCATGGCAATCGGCTTCGCCCAGTCCTACTAGTCAAACCCTCAG GTAAAGACGGGGATAAGGTCACATTGAGGATTCATGCCATTCCCCCACCAGACTTCCTCAAACCTAGCCGTTTCCATCCTCGGAAGAACAATGTGAAGACTGAATGGTTTACTGGTGTTGCCAAGGAGGAACAAG GGGCTGCTGGGCCTGCTACTCCTCATTATAACAGCACAGTTCTTGGAGATCATCTGCCACTGTCACATCTTCAATTCCTGTCGGCTGTCAGTGCACAGTGTCCAGCTTTTGTAGATGGTGTAGCCCTTCTGAAAGTCTGGCTGAGACACAGAGAATTGGACCAG GGTGCAGGTTGTTTTTGCGGCTTCCATGCATCAATGTTAATGGCTTATCTATTGTCCACGCACAAAGTGGGCAAAACCATGAATGCCTACCAGCTGTTCAGGAATGCACTGCACTTCTTGG CTTCCACAGATCTGACTGAGAATGGTATCACATTGGCTAAAAACCCAGACTCTAAAGCG CCGGCACTGCCAGAGTTTCATGCAGCattttctgtagtatttgtggACCCTTCTGGGCATCTCAATCTGCTTGCAGAAATGACAGCTTTTACCTACAAACAG ATCCGACATGAGGCTTCACTGTCATTGAAGTTCTGGGATGATCCAACAGTTGACGGCTTTCAGACTCTGCTCATGACGCCTAAATCCATGATCAGAACATATGACAATGTCTTTCA acTGGGTGAGCTGGTGAAATTGCAGGCTTCTTGTAAGAAGCTTTCACTGCTGAATGAGCTCATGGACCACAGTGGCAACTATGTCCAGAGTGCAATTCCTTTCATTTTGTCCCTATTGAAGCGAGGCCTTGGAGAAAGAATACATCTTTTGGTGCATTCGCTTCCTCCAGACCCTGAG TGGTCGGTAAAGAGTCCTCCTCCTAAACACAAGGACCAGTCACCGCTGAACATTGGTTTGCTGCTGAACCTGGAGCATGCACTCTCTGTTCTTGAGAGAGGACCGCCTGCTGATAACCCCAAG GCAGCTGAGTTCAGGCAGCTATGGGGCTCCCGCTCTGAGCTGCGGCGCTTCCAGGATGGAGCCATTACTGAGGCGGTACTTTGGTCAGGAAGCAGTGCCTGTGACAAGAGACTCGTGCTGCTGGAGATCATCACTCACCTGCTGCAGCT TCATGCAGACATTCCTCACTCGTGTGTGAGATTTGTTGGTGGACAACTGGATGATGTCATTAAAGTTAACAAAGAG cTCTGCACTACAGGTGAGGAGGAGAGTCTGAAGGTGGTTCAGTCATATGATGATCTCAGCAGGAAGCTCTGGCAGTTGGAGGGTCTGCCACTGTCCATCACATCAGTCCAGGGTGCCCACCAGGCCTTAAGATACACACAG GTTTTCCCACCAGTCCCTATCAAGCTGGACTATTCATTTTTCGACAGAAAGAAGAACCATCTTGGATTGGTGCCAAGGGAAGACAGACCTTGCCCTTATTACATCACCCCTATTAAAG TCATTGTTCATATGGAGGGAAGTGGAAAATGGCCTAGCGAGCAACTGGCTATACGCCACATCAAAGCTGCCTTTCACATCTGCTTGGGTGACCTGCTTACCAAGCACCATGATTACAAATGCCATGCCAAACCCAACTACGTGGATGTATGGAAg gATGGACTAGCCTTCCGTGTTGAAGTGGCTTATCACAGAGAACCACACATCTTGAGGGAAAGTCTGACCCCTGAAGGAATGCTGATCTACAGGGATAATGCTGAGGCCCAGGCGCTAGAGCTGGAGACCCAACACAAACCTTTCCTGACCAGCACCTTGCATGG GCTTCAGCAGCAGCATGGATGTTTCGGTGCTGTTTGCCGCCTGGCTAAACGCTGGTTGGCAGCTCAGTTCCTGTTGGAAGATGTCCGAGAAGAAGCAGCAGACCTGATGGTGGCTTCACTGTTTCTACATCCTGCTCCCTTCACTCCACCAAG CTCTCCTCAGGTGGGATTCCTACGCTTTCTTCATTTGCTTTCTTGTTTTGATTGGAAAAACAACCCCCTGATAGTCAACCTTAATGGGAAGCTCACAG TTGCTGACATCACAGATATAAAGAATGACTTTGTGTCTTCGAGAGAATCTCTCCCCACCATGTTTATAGCTACTCCTAATGACAAGAAGGTCTCCATCTGGACTAAAAAGGTTCCTTCTGTGCAG ATGCTCCAGCGGGCTGTCATGTTGGCAGCAGAGAGTCTGCGTGTTTTAGAGAATCAGCTTATTGACTCCAAGCAAAAACAGGACGTTCGG GTGGTATTTCGTCCTCCTCTGGAGGCTTATGATGTTCTGATCCACCTCATTCCACAGCAGGTTCCTCTGTTAGCTAAAGCTGTGGATGCTCCTGCCCTCAGTTTCCAGCAGGGCACCTTTAAAGGTGAACCAGTGGCCTCAGGAGGAGCTCTGCCAGTCATAGACTTCAATCCAGTCCAGCTGTATCTGTCTGAGCTCAGG gATGCATTTGGAGACCTGGCTCTGTTTTTCCATGACCCATTTGGTGGAACCGTGATTGCTGTGCTGTGGAAGCCAAATGCCTTCGAGCCACGACCTTTCAAG ACATCTTTAATGAATGCCCGACGCGTGGAAATGAATGGTGATGTGGCAACCACGGTGCCAAACGTAGAGGCCATCCTGCAGGATTTCCGCATCATTGGGGAGGGACTCGTCAGAAAACTGGAACTAAGGACAGAAAAATGGATTGTCTAG